GTGGCGAGGTGGCGAACACCGGGCTGCGCGAGTACGGCGCGACCGACGTCACGCTCTCGCCCGGCACGAGCACACTTCTCGGCGACCAGCCGGAGTCCCAGGTGACCTGGATGTCCCACGGCGACTCCGTGGCGAAGGCACCCGAGGGCTTCGAGGTCCTCGCGTCCAGCGCCTCGACTCCCGTCGCCGCGTTCGCCTCCGACGAGCGCAAGCTCTACGGCGTGCAGTGGCACCCCGAGGTCAAGCACTCGGTGTACGGCCAGGCCGTGCTCGAGAACTTCCTGCACCGTGCCGCCGGGCTCCCCGGCGACTGGAACTCCGCGAACGTGATCGAGGAGCAGGTCGAACGCATCCGCGCACAGGTCGGTTCCGCCCGGGTCATCGCCGGGCTCTCCGGTGGCGTCGACTCCGCCGTCGCCGCGGCGCTCGTGCACAAGGCCGTCGGCGACCAGCTCACGTGCGTCTTCGTCGACCACGGGCTCCTCCGCGCCGACGAGCGCAAGCAGGTGGAAGAGGACTACGTCGCCTCCACCGGTGTGCGGCTCATCACGATCGACGCCGAGCAGCAGTTCCTCGACGCCCTCGCCGGCGTGAGCGACCCGGAGCAGAAGCGCAAGATCATCGGGCGCGAGTTCATCCGCACGTTCGAGGCCGCGGCCGAGGCCCTCGTGCTCGAGGCCCGCGCCGAGTCGGCCGAGGGGTCGGACGCCGGCGAGGTCGAGTTCCTCGTGCAGGGCACGCTCTACCCGGACGTCGTCGAGTCCGGCGGTGGCTCGGGCACGGCGAACATCAAGTCGCACCACAACGTCGGCGGTCTCCCCGACGACATGACGTTCGAGCTCGTCGAGCCGCTCCGCACCCTGTTCAAGGACGAGGTCCGCGCGGTCGGTCGCGAGCTCGGTCTGCCCGAGGTCGTCGTCGGTCGCCAGCCGTTCCCCGGCCCGGGGCTCGGCATCCGCATCGTCGGCGAGGTCACGAAGGACCGCCTCGAGCTCCTCCGCGCGGCCGACAAGATCGCCCGCGAAGAGCTCACCGCGGCCGGCCTCGACGAGGAGATCTGGCAGTGCCCGGTCGTCTTGCTCGCCGATGTCCGTTCCGTGGGCGTCCAGGGCGACGGTCGCACGTACGGCCACCCCATCGTGCTCCGTCCGGTCTCGTCGGAAGACGCCATGACCGCCGACTGGACGCGCCTGCCGTACGACACCCTCGCGAAGATCTCGAACCGCATCACGAACGAGGTGCCCGACGTGAACCGTGTCGTGCTCGACGTCACGTCGAAGCCGCCGGGGACGATCGAGTGGGAGTAGTCCTCCCGCGCTGACGGCCCGGCACGCGTCCTGCGTGCCGGGCCGTCCTGCGTCCGGGGGCCAGTCGGCGAGGTCGTGCGTGCGGCGAGGTCGTGCGGCACGTTGTGCGACCTCGGCGATGCACGTGCGGCATGTCGTGCGATCTCGGCGTGGGAGGGTCGTCGGCCGCCCCCGAACCGGGAACGACGAAGGGCCCCGGCGTGTTCGCCGGGGCCCTTCGGGTCGTGCCGAGTACTAGTTGCGCTGGCTGCTCGCCACGATGGCGAGGATGCGCAGGATCTCGAGGTACAGCCACACGATCGTGACGATGAGCCCGAACGCCGCCGTCCACGCGTAGATCCGGGGAGCGCCACGACGGACGCCGGTCTGGATCTGGTCGAAGTCGAGGATCAGCGAGTACGCCGCCATGACCACGACGAGGATGCCGATGATCACGCCGAGCGGGATGCCGAAGATCTCGAACCCGAGGGCACCGAACGCGGTCTGCGTCACGCCGGTCCACATGAGGACCAGGTTGATGAGCGAGAACACCAGGTACCCGACCATCGCGACGAGGAAGAAGCGCGTGGCCTTCGGCGTCGCGCGGACCTTGCCGGAGGCGAACAGCGCGAGCGTCACGGCGAAGACACCGAGCGTGCCGAACACGGCCTGCACGACGATGCCCCCGAACGCGTTCTGGTAGTAGTGCGAGATGCCACCGACGAACAGGCCCTGGGCGAAGGAGTACGCCAGGACGAGCCCGGGCGACGGCTTCTTCTTGAACATGTTGACGAGCGCCAGCACGAACCCGGCGACGGCGCCGATGATCCAGACGATCATCGGTGCGTTCCAGCCGGCCACGGCACCCACGACGAGCACGCCGAACGCGAGCAGCGTCTTGACTATGGTGTCCTCGTAGGACATGCGGTCCGTGTCGACCGTGCTGGCCGCCGGGCGGTCGTACATGTACTGCAGCTGCTCGGGGGTCATCCCGCCCTGTGCCTGCTGCGGGGTCTGTCCCCAGCCAGCCTGCTGCTGACCAGCGCCGCGCCCACCCCAGGTGTTGGGCCCCTGGTTGTTGAAGGCGGGGGACTGGTCGAAACCGGGCTTGAAGGCCATGGTGTCCTCTTCCTTGGAGATTCGAGTCCTCTCAGCCTAGGTGGGCTCGGTCGCGGAAGGCTGAGGATTCGCGGCGAGCGGAAGGTTCGTTCCATCGCCGCCTGCGGTGATCGTTGCACCTCCGGCTTCGGATCCGCCGTGCATCGGGACGTCCGCGTGGTGCCACCCGATGTGTCCGACCCACCTGCGTCGGAGCCTCTTGCCCGACCGGACCATCGCTTGCACCCCGGCGTGCGCCCACCGACGGGTGCGGATGAGTCGGCGTCGCGAGATGCCGGTCCCTCGTCGACGCCATCGGCGCCCGCGTGCGTCGGTGAGGTCGACCCAGAGCACGTCGACCGCGATTCCCACCAGCTGTTCGCGGGTGAAGCCGCTCGGCGGATCGTGCAAGAACATCGAGAGCACGAATCCCAGAGCGTCGCCGAGGTCTCTGACCACGGGCTCGTCATCCGTGGTCCATGGGAGTTCCTCCCGGCCTTCCATACCCGGCCAAACGACCCGGACGCCTGCGGCGAACGTCGGTGTCAGTGATTCGGTGTGCAGGTGTCGCCGAGTGGTCCGTCGCCGGAGACCCCGCGACGTCCCCGCACCCGGGACGAGGAACCAGGTGTGCTGGTACTCGTCGTCGCGCGGGTCCAGGTCGATCGCGGCCGTCCACCGGAGCCGGATGTTGTCGATGCGCACGGGGCCGCCGCTGTCGTTCCGCAGGTGGAACACGGGCGCGGCGGTGCGTGCGTAGGGGCTGCCGTCGACGCTGCCCGTGGTCCACCCGCCGATTTCGAGGTCTTCCGGAGAA
The sequence above is a segment of the Curtobacterium sp. BH-2-1-1 genome. Coding sequences within it:
- the guaA gene encoding glutamine-hydrolyzing GMP synthase, which gives rise to MSETEQRPVLVVDFGAQYAQLIARRVREANVYSEIVPHSITADEVRAKDPAAIVLSGGPSSVYETGAPALDGDILDLGVPVLGICYGFQAMATALGGEVANTGLREYGATDVTLSPGTSTLLGDQPESQVTWMSHGDSVAKAPEGFEVLASSASTPVAAFASDERKLYGVQWHPEVKHSVYGQAVLENFLHRAAGLPGDWNSANVIEEQVERIRAQVGSARVIAGLSGGVDSAVAAALVHKAVGDQLTCVFVDHGLLRADERKQVEEDYVASTGVRLITIDAEQQFLDALAGVSDPEQKRKIIGREFIRTFEAAAEALVLEARAESAEGSDAGEVEFLVQGTLYPDVVESGGGSGTANIKSHHNVGGLPDDMTFELVEPLRTLFKDEVRAVGRELGLPEVVVGRQPFPGPGLGIRIVGEVTKDRLELLRAADKIAREELTAAGLDEEIWQCPVVLLADVRSVGVQGDGRTYGHPIVLRPVSSEDAMTADWTRLPYDTLAKISNRITNEVPDVNRVVLDVTSKPPGTIEWE
- a CDS encoding Bax inhibitor-1/YccA family protein: MAFKPGFDQSPAFNNQGPNTWGGRGAGQQQAGWGQTPQQAQGGMTPEQLQYMYDRPAASTVDTDRMSYEDTIVKTLLAFGVLVVGAVAGWNAPMIVWIIGAVAGFVLALVNMFKKKPSPGLVLAYSFAQGLFVGGISHYYQNAFGGIVVQAVFGTLGVFAVTLALFASGKVRATPKATRFFLVAMVGYLVFSLINLVLMWTGVTQTAFGALGFEIFGIPLGVIIGILVVVMAAYSLILDFDQIQTGVRRGAPRIYAWTAAFGLIVTIVWLYLEILRILAIVASSQRN